Proteins from a single region of Chryseobacterium sp. W4I1:
- a CDS encoding YegP family protein, with translation MGKFIISKRTDGDFKFSLKAGNGQVILTSQGYASKSSCENGIESVRTNSQDDSKFERNKAKDERCYFNLKAGNGQVIGTSQMYESENGMENGIESVKNNAPGASVEDETIL, from the coding sequence ATGGGAAAATTTATAATCTCGAAAAGAACAGACGGTGATTTCAAATTCAGTCTGAAAGCCGGAAACGGACAGGTAATCTTAACTAGTCAGGGATACGCCTCAAAATCCTCGTGCGAAAACGGAATAGAATCTGTACGCACCAATTCGCAAGATGATTCAAAATTTGAAAGAAATAAAGCAAAAGACGAACGTTGCTATTTCAATTTAAAGGCAGGAAACGGTCAGGTCATCGGAACCAGCCAGATGTATGAATCTGAAAACGGAATGGAAAACGGTATAGAATCCGTAAAAAACAACGCTCCAGGCGCTTCTGTAGAGGATGAGACCATTCTTTGA
- a CDS encoding phosphohydrolase, which translates to MTKEEQLNRAIKIADKAHKGQTDKYHAPYIAHVMRVMEYGKTLDEKIVGVLHDVVEDHPEEFSLEYLRAEGFPEYIIFAISCLTKFDPEEDYDEFVKRTERSPLAVAVKLNDLRDNMDLRRVNRELTPKDIKRFNKYLKAYHYLIEKY; encoded by the coding sequence ATGACAAAAGAAGAACAGCTCAACAGAGCCATAAAAATAGCTGATAAAGCACACAAAGGACAAACCGATAAATACCACGCTCCGTACATCGCTCATGTAATGCGGGTAATGGAATATGGTAAAACACTTGACGAAAAGATTGTAGGCGTTCTCCACGATGTAGTGGAAGATCATCCGGAAGAATTCAGCCTTGAATATTTAAGAGCTGAAGGCTTTCCTGAATATATTATTTTTGCCATCAGCTGCCTGACCAAATTTGATCCCGAGGAAGATTACGATGAATTCGTTAAAAGAACAGAGCGATCTCCTCTTGCCGTTGCCGTAAAACTGAATGATCTGCGCGATAATATGGATCTCAGAAGGGTAAACAGGGAGCTTACACCTAAGGATATCAAGAGGTTTAACAAATACCTGAAAGCCTATCATTACCTGATTGAGAAGTATTAA
- a CDS encoding alpha/beta hydrolase codes for MKYKILFTSFLILSLCNCASKKNISSTKIYKTKLDTLTLFDQSRNRKIPVAFYSPETDQKIPAQQIIIFSHGYGANKGGDYFVYSYLTEMLASKGYFTVSIQHELPTDELIPMEGKPQIVRMPFWERGTDNILFVLNELKKIRPDLDYKHLTLIGHSNGGDMTALFANKYSSLVYKIITMDNRRMYLPRTSLPKIYTIRSNDYPADEGVLPTSEEQKKYGITVQQTDINHGHMDNKGSDEEKEILKSMIFKYTEIQ; via the coding sequence ATGAAATATAAAATTCTATTCACTTCCTTTCTTATTCTGTCATTATGCAATTGCGCCTCTAAAAAAAATATCAGTTCAACCAAAATATATAAAACAAAGTTAGATACGCTGACATTATTTGATCAAAGCCGAAACCGTAAAATTCCCGTTGCTTTCTACAGCCCGGAAACCGATCAAAAAATTCCTGCACAACAAATCATCATTTTCAGTCATGGCTACGGAGCTAATAAAGGAGGTGATTACTTTGTCTATTCCTATTTAACCGAAATGCTGGCTTCAAAAGGGTATTTCACAGTCAGCATCCAGCATGAGCTTCCCACTGATGAGCTGATTCCGATGGAAGGAAAGCCACAAATCGTAAGAATGCCTTTCTGGGAACGTGGGACAGATAACATTTTATTTGTTCTGAATGAACTTAAAAAGATCAGACCGGATCTTGACTATAAACACCTGACTCTAATTGGGCATTCCAATGGTGGAGACATGACAGCTTTATTCGCTAATAAATACTCTTCTCTTGTGTATAAAATTATTACTATGGACAACCGAAGAATGTATCTTCCCAGAACTTCCCTTCCTAAAATATACACCATTCGTTCTAATGATTATCCTGCTGATGAAGGCGTATTACCCACATCTGAAGAGCAGAAAAAATATGGTATTACTGTACAGCAAACTGATATTAATCACGGCCACATGGACAATAAGGGAAGTGATGAAGAGAAAGAAATATTGAAAAGTATGATTTTTAAATACACTGAAATACAATAA
- a CDS encoding acyl-CoA dehydrogenase family protein, whose amino-acid sequence MSDTLNKTLKGGEFLIKEVPANDIFSLEELSEEQKMLRDSAKEFIDREVIPQKERFEKKDYALTEEKMRQLGEMGLLGVAVPEEYGGLGMGFVNTMLACDYCSGANGSLATAYGAHTGIGTLPILLYGTEEQKKKYLPDLATGTKFGAYCLTEPDAGSDANSGKTRAKLSEDGKSYIINGQKMWISNAGFAEIFIVFAKIDDDKNITGFIVEKEGTEGLSFGEEEHKLGIRSSSTRQVFFNDMKVPAENLLGERNNGFKIALNALNVGRIKLAAANLDGQRRILNHSLQYSNERKQFGVSISTFGAIRKKLAEMATGIFVAEAGSYRAAKDVEDKINELVASGLDHQQAELKGVEEFAVEASILKVFVSDLTQHTADEGIQIYGGMGFSEDMPMEAAWRDSRIARIYEGTNEINRLLAVGMLIKRAMKGELDLLSPAMAISKELMGIPSFEVPDYSAFMSEEKAIIANLKKVFLMVSGAALQKFMMDIEKQQHLLLNASEILNQIYMAESAILRAEKHFSPDSVEAAMAQLNLYKAVEKIIVAAKEGIISFAEGDEQRMMLSGLRRFTKYTNHPNVVALTEKVAAHYIAKGAY is encoded by the coding sequence ATGAGTGATACACTTAATAAAACATTAAAAGGAGGAGAATTCCTGATCAAGGAAGTTCCTGCAAATGACATTTTCAGTCTTGAAGAACTGAGTGAAGAGCAAAAAATGCTTCGTGATTCGGCAAAAGAATTTATCGACAGAGAAGTAATTCCTCAGAAAGAAAGATTTGAGAAAAAAGATTATGCTTTAACTGAAGAAAAAATGCGTCAGTTAGGTGAAATGGGACTTCTTGGAGTTGCTGTTCCTGAAGAGTACGGTGGTCTTGGAATGGGCTTCGTGAATACCATGTTAGCTTGTGACTATTGTTCAGGAGCCAACGGTTCTTTGGCTACAGCTTATGGAGCTCATACCGGAATCGGAACCCTTCCTATCCTATTATACGGTACAGAGGAGCAAAAGAAAAAATACCTTCCGGATCTGGCTACAGGTACAAAATTCGGAGCATACTGCCTGACTGAACCGGATGCTGGTTCTGATGCCAACTCCGGGAAAACAAGAGCCAAACTTTCTGAAGACGGAAAAAGCTATATCATCAACGGGCAGAAAATGTGGATTTCTAATGCAGGTTTTGCAGAAATTTTCATTGTTTTCGCTAAAATTGATGATGATAAAAACATTACTGGTTTCATCGTAGAAAAAGAAGGAACTGAAGGACTTAGCTTCGGTGAGGAAGAGCATAAATTGGGAATCCGTTCATCTTCTACAAGACAGGTTTTCTTTAATGATATGAAAGTTCCTGCAGAAAACCTTTTAGGTGAAAGAAACAATGGTTTCAAAATCGCTTTAAATGCTTTAAATGTAGGAAGAATCAAACTGGCAGCTGCCAACCTTGACGGACAGAGAAGAATATTAAACCATTCTCTTCAATATTCTAACGAAAGAAAACAGTTTGGAGTTTCTATTTCAACTTTTGGAGCGATCAGAAAGAAACTGGCAGAAATGGCGACCGGAATTTTCGTTGCTGAAGCAGGTTCTTACAGAGCGGCAAAAGATGTTGAAGACAAAATCAATGAATTGGTTGCAAGCGGTCTTGATCACCAGCAGGCTGAACTAAAAGGAGTTGAAGAATTTGCTGTGGAAGCTTCTATTTTGAAAGTTTTCGTTTCTGATTTAACTCAACATACTGCTGATGAGGGTATTCAGATTTATGGTGGAATGGGATTCTCTGAAGATATGCCTATGGAAGCTGCCTGGAGAGATTCAAGAATTGCCAGAATCTATGAAGGAACAAACGAGATTAACAGATTATTGGCAGTAGGAATGCTGATCAAGAGAGCGATGAAAGGAGAACTGGATCTATTATCTCCGGCAATGGCAATCAGTAAAGAATTAATGGGAATTCCTTCATTTGAAGTTCCTGATTATTCAGCATTCATGAGCGAGGAAAAAGCAATCATTGCCAACCTTAAGAAAGTATTCCTTATGGTTTCCGGTGCTGCTCTTCAAAAATTCATGATGGATATTGAGAAACAGCAGCATTTATTATTGAATGCTTCTGAAATTCTTAACCAGATCTATATGGCAGAATCTGCTATATTAAGAGCTGAGAAACATTTTTCTCCTGATTCTGTAGAAGCAGCAATGGCTCAACTTAACCTTTATAAGGCAGTTGAAAAGATTATCGTAGCCGCTAAAGAAGGAATTATTTCTTTCGCTGAAGGTGATGAACAGAGAATGATGCTTTCAGGCTTGAGAAGATTTACAAAGTATACCAACCATCCGAATGTAGTGGCTTTAACTGAAAAAGTAGCTGCTCATTATATTGCTAAAGGAGCTTATTAG
- a CDS encoding four helix bundle protein — MKHNFKNLNIWKLSIELADEIYAVTDSFPKSEEFGLKSQLRRCSVSVASNIAEDSSRSSNKDFNRFLEISLGSLYELQTQVIISNKRNYFGLSKNEIIENKITELQRMISGFQKNLKL, encoded by the coding sequence ATGAAGCATAATTTCAAAAACCTCAATATTTGGAAACTATCTATTGAACTGGCTGATGAAATTTATGCCGTTACTGACAGTTTTCCTAAAAGCGAAGAATTTGGATTGAAATCTCAGCTTAGAAGATGTTCGGTTTCTGTTGCTTCAAATATTGCAGAAGATTCGAGCAGAAGTTCTAATAAAGATTTTAATCGCTTTTTAGAAATAAGCCTTGGTTCTCTTTATGAATTACAGACCCAAGTAATAATATCAAATAAAAGGAATTATTTTGGGTTATCTAAAAATGAAATTATAGAAAATAAAATCACAGAATTACAGAGAATGATTTCGGGCTTTCAGAAAAACTTAAAACTGTAA
- the uvrA gene encoding excinuclease ABC subunit UvrA, whose amino-acid sequence MAKTTEIDIKKQIFVKNAHLNNLKHIDVLIPKNKLIVITGVSGSGKSSLAFDTIYAEGQRRYVESLSSYARQFLGKLEKPKVDDIKGLAPSIAIQQKVISSNPRSTVGTSTEIYDYMKLLFARIGKTFSPVSGEEVKKDSVSDVIDFIKASEKETSFLLTAPLEYDTENFKEALNVLKLAGFTRLEINGNVAGIEDLESFGFTPEKGMTINLVIDRFSYEEDESFLQRLADSIQMAFYEGHGYCALKNTDTGKVKEFSNKFELDGMEFLEPNVHFFSFNNPYGACPACEGYGKVIGIDEDLVVPNKTLSVYEDAVVSWRGESMSEWKKSFIKKAGDFPIHKPYHQLSKEQKNFLWKGDGKSSFPSINNFFKMLEENLYKIQYRVMLSRYRGKTLCHTCDGLRLREETSWVKIDGHNIQSMIELPLDELYPLIEGLKLSEHDQDVAKRLLYEIKTRIEFLLKVGLGYLTINRTSNTLSGGESQRINLATSLGSSLVGSIYILDEPSIGLHSRDTENLIGVLKNLRDLGNTVIVVEHDEDVMKAADYIIDIGPEAGYLGGELVFAGDYHDLKNADTLTSKYLTGRMEIEVPKKRRKAKEWIHIKGARQNNLKNIDVDVPLESLTVISGVSGSGKSTLMKEILTNDIQIQLGMGGKKGDYDSVEFPKKLIKNIELIDQNPIGKSSRSNPVTYLKAYDDIRDLFAKQKVSKMMGYKPKHFSFNVDGGRCDECKGEGVINVSMQFMADIELECEVCKGTRFKNEILEVKFDEKSISDILHMTVDEALAFFKDNNEDKIVTKLRPLQEVGLGYLQLGQSSSTLSGGEAQRVKLASFLVKGVTTDKTLFIFDEPSTGLHFHDIQKLLKSLQALIDLGHSVIVIEHQPDIIKSADFIIDIGPEAGKYGGEVVFAGTPEDLANDKKSHTAKYIKEKLEN is encoded by the coding sequence ATGGCTAAAACAACAGAAATAGATATAAAAAAACAGATCTTCGTTAAGAATGCACATCTTAATAATCTGAAACATATAGACGTTCTGATCCCGAAGAATAAACTGATCGTGATCACGGGAGTTTCCGGAAGTGGAAAATCTTCTTTGGCATTTGATACTATTTATGCAGAAGGACAGAGAAGATATGTGGAGAGTTTGAGCTCATATGCCCGTCAGTTTTTAGGTAAATTAGAAAAACCAAAGGTAGACGACATCAAAGGGCTTGCCCCTTCTATTGCCATCCAGCAAAAAGTAATTTCTTCCAACCCGCGGTCTACTGTAGGAACTTCTACGGAGATCTACGATTATATGAAACTTCTTTTTGCAAGGATTGGAAAAACATTTTCTCCTGTTTCCGGAGAAGAGGTAAAGAAAGATTCTGTTTCTGATGTGATTGATTTCATTAAAGCATCTGAAAAAGAGACTTCATTCCTATTGACCGCTCCTTTGGAATATGATACAGAAAATTTTAAGGAAGCACTGAATGTTTTAAAACTGGCTGGTTTCACAAGACTTGAAATTAACGGAAATGTCGCTGGAATTGAAGATTTGGAGAGCTTTGGCTTCACTCCTGAAAAGGGAATGACCATCAATCTTGTGATCGACCGTTTCTCTTATGAAGAAGATGAAAGTTTCCTTCAGAGACTCGCAGATTCCATACAGATGGCATTCTATGAAGGCCACGGTTATTGTGCACTGAAGAATACAGACACAGGAAAAGTAAAAGAATTTTCTAATAAATTCGAGCTGGACGGAATGGAATTCCTTGAACCGAATGTTCATTTTTTCAGCTTTAATAATCCTTATGGCGCTTGCCCTGCATGTGAAGGTTACGGAAAAGTGATCGGGATAGATGAAGACCTTGTGGTTCCCAATAAAACTTTATCCGTTTACGAAGATGCAGTGGTTTCCTGGAGAGGCGAAAGCATGAGTGAATGGAAAAAATCATTCATTAAAAAAGCCGGGGACTTTCCTATTCACAAGCCTTACCATCAATTGTCCAAGGAGCAGAAAAATTTTCTTTGGAAAGGTGACGGCAAAAGCAGTTTCCCATCGATCAATAATTTCTTCAAAATGCTTGAAGAAAACCTGTACAAGATACAATACCGCGTTATGCTTTCCAGGTACAGAGGGAAAACACTCTGCCATACCTGTGATGGACTGAGATTGCGTGAAGAGACAAGCTGGGTAAAAATAGACGGGCACAACATTCAGTCAATGATTGAGCTTCCGTTGGATGAACTATATCCTTTAATAGAAGGTTTGAAACTTTCTGAGCATGATCAGGATGTTGCCAAAAGATTGTTGTACGAGATCAAGACCCGGATTGAATTTTTATTAAAAGTAGGTTTAGGTTATTTAACGATCAACAGAACCTCCAATACACTTTCCGGTGGTGAAAGTCAGAGGATCAATCTTGCCACAAGTTTGGGAAGTTCTTTGGTAGGATCTATTTATATTCTGGATGAACCTTCCATTGGTCTTCACTCAAGAGATACTGAAAACCTGATCGGAGTTTTAAAGAATCTTCGTGATCTGGGAAATACCGTTATTGTGGTGGAACATGATGAAGATGTCATGAAAGCTGCAGATTATATTATAGATATTGGTCCGGAAGCTGGTTACCTTGGCGGTGAGCTGGTTTTTGCAGGAGATTATCATGATCTTAAAAATGCAGATACCCTTACCTCAAAATATTTAACCGGAAGAATGGAGATTGAAGTTCCTAAAAAACGACGAAAAGCCAAGGAATGGATCCATATTAAAGGAGCGAGACAAAATAATCTTAAAAATATAGACGTAGATGTTCCTCTGGAAAGCCTTACGGTGATCTCCGGGGTTTCCGGAAGTGGAAAATCTACCCTGATGAAGGAAATTTTAACGAATGATATTCAGATCCAGCTTGGAATGGGTGGCAAAAAAGGAGATTACGACTCTGTAGAATTTCCTAAGAAACTGATTAAAAATATTGAACTGATCGACCAGAACCCGATCGGGAAATCATCGCGTTCCAACCCGGTAACTTATCTGAAAGCCTATGATGATATCAGAGATCTGTTCGCTAAGCAGAAAGTTTCAAAAATGATGGGTTATAAGCCTAAACATTTCTCTTTCAACGTAGATGGCGGACGATGTGATGAGTGCAAAGGTGAAGGGGTTATCAATGTTTCCATGCAGTTCATGGCAGATATTGAGCTGGAATGTGAGGTTTGTAAAGGAACCCGTTTCAAAAACGAAATCCTGGAAGTGAAATTCGATGAGAAAAGTATTTCCGATATTCTTCATATGACGGTAGATGAAGCATTAGCGTTCTTTAAAGATAATAATGAAGACAAGATCGTCACTAAACTGAGACCGCTTCAGGAAGTGGGATTAGGCTACCTGCAGCTTGGACAAAGCTCTTCTACCCTTTCCGGCGGTGAAGCACAGCGTGTGAAACTGGCTTCATTCCTTGTGAAAGGAGTGACAACAGACAAGACCCTGTTTATTTTTGATGAACCTTCTACAGGATTGCATTTCCATGATATTCAGAAATTGCTGAAATCATTGCAGGCTCTGATCGATCTAGGACATTCTGTGATCGTTATCGAACATCAGCCGGATATTATCAAGTCGGCCGACTTTATTATCGACATTGGTCCTGAAGCAGGAAAATATGGTGGTGAAGTGGTTTTTGCCGGAACACCGGAAGACCTCGCGAATGATAAAAAGTCGCACACTGCGAAATATATTAAGGAAAAACTTGAAAACTAG
- a CDS encoding TonB-dependent siderophore receptor, which translates to MIKKIGSIFLLGSMLCAHAQDKTTAIENIEFQGKFISTPYKSANQNITVITKEDIANSPAKSIDEVLQQVPGMDIRRRGANGVQSDIGFRGSSFEQVLLLLNGIRMNDSQTGHNSMNIPVDMDDVERIEIIKGPAARRFGQNAYAGVINIITKTTPGKRVKISAEGGDYETYGFGFNAQLGNEKFSNSLQANSASSQGYMYNTDYEIRNVFYQSKLNIKNGDLKLQAGFSEKKFGANGFYASSTATEQYEETQASIVSLAHQQTFGALKISSNAYWRRGQDMYLFTRSNPDGYRNMHIGNNVGGEVNSSYQWGLGTTGVGVELRKEFLASNNLGERNRFVSQVFFEHHFSLLDKKLNISPGISWANYSKEGNFFYPGLDVGYNFNQNNKIYGNIAKVHRVPTFTDLYYVSKTEQGNPDLLPENAISSEVGYQYQNSKILAKVSGFMRNSQNSIDWIKTDINAPIWYAQNVGKIDTKGVELELSHRVFDWLKYTAGYTYLDSKISKSNEIVSRYILDNLKHQVVAKLETRFLGYFINELVYRYNERMNLGTYNLLDEKLSFAKKDFSVYVLINNLTNTKYTEAFGVKMPQRWFHLGFSYTINIK; encoded by the coding sequence ATGATCAAAAAGATTGGGAGTATATTTTTATTGGGATCAATGCTATGTGCTCATGCACAGGATAAAACCACAGCTATTGAAAACATCGAATTTCAGGGAAAATTTATTTCCACACCCTATAAAAGTGCCAATCAGAATATTACTGTAATTACCAAAGAAGATATTGCTAATTCTCCGGCCAAAAGTATTGATGAGGTACTTCAGCAGGTTCCGGGAATGGATATCAGAAGGAGAGGTGCCAACGGAGTTCAGAGTGATATAGGATTCAGGGGAAGTTCTTTTGAACAGGTTCTGCTGTTGCTGAATGGCATCCGGATGAATGACTCCCAGACAGGGCATAACTCAATGAACATACCTGTGGATATGGATGATGTGGAAAGAATCGAGATCATTAAAGGACCTGCTGCCAGAAGATTCGGACAGAATGCTTATGCCGGCGTTATCAATATTATTACGAAAACCACTCCCGGGAAACGGGTAAAAATAAGTGCAGAAGGCGGAGATTATGAAACCTATGGCTTCGGATTCAACGCGCAGCTGGGAAATGAAAAGTTTTCTAATTCTCTTCAGGCTAATTCTGCCTCATCTCAAGGGTATATGTACAATACGGACTATGAGATCCGAAATGTCTTCTACCAAAGTAAACTGAACATTAAAAACGGTGATCTGAAGCTGCAGGCCGGCTTTTCTGAAAAGAAATTCGGAGCTAACGGTTTTTATGCATCTAGCACAGCCACCGAACAATATGAGGAAACACAAGCTTCTATTGTAAGCTTAGCACATCAGCAGACATTCGGGGCTTTAAAGATTAGTTCTAATGCATACTGGAGAAGAGGGCAGGATATGTATCTTTTTACAAGAAGCAATCCTGATGGTTACAGAAATATGCATATCGGGAATAATGTAGGTGGGGAAGTGAATTCCAGCTACCAGTGGGGATTGGGAACTACTGGTGTAGGTGTGGAGTTGAGAAAGGAGTTTCTGGCGAGTAACAATTTAGGTGAGCGAAACCGATTTGTTTCACAGGTTTTCTTTGAACATCATTTCTCATTGCTGGATAAAAAGCTGAACATCAGTCCGGGAATTTCCTGGGCGAATTATTCCAAAGAAGGAAACTTTTTTTATCCCGGATTAGATGTAGGATATAATTTCAATCAGAATAACAAAATCTACGGAAATATTGCAAAAGTTCACCGTGTTCCCACCTTTACCGACCTTTATTATGTAAGTAAAACCGAGCAGGGAAATCCTGATCTGCTTCCTGAGAACGCTATTTCATCAGAAGTAGGATACCAGTACCAGAATAGCAAAATCCTGGCAAAAGTAAGTGGTTTTATGAGAAATTCTCAAAATTCCATCGACTGGATAAAGACTGACATTAATGCTCCTATATGGTACGCCCAGAATGTGGGAAAAATTGATACAAAAGGTGTTGAATTGGAACTGAGCCACAGAGTGTTTGACTGGCTGAAATATACTGCAGGATATACGTACCTGGACAGTAAAATAAGTAAATCCAACGAGATTGTTTCAAGGTATATTTTAGATAATCTGAAGCATCAGGTCGTGGCCAAGCTGGAAACGAGATTTCTGGGATATTTTATCAATGAACTGGTTTACAGATATAATGAAAGGATGAATCTGGGAACTTATAATCTTCTTGATGAAAAACTGAGTTTTGCCAAAAAAGATTTTTCTGTTTATGTGTTGATCAATAATTTAACGAATACAAAATATACAGAAGCTTTTGGAGTTAAAATGCCTCAGAGATGGTTTCATTTAGGCTTCTCATATACGATCAATATTAAGTAA
- a CDS encoding NAD(P)-dependent oxidoreductase, which yields MKTNKIAVIGGTGKTGNYLVRELVKKGYPMKLLLRNPQNFNVKDPLIEILKGDARDPEAIDTLIAGCSAVISKIGQPVGEEPIFTDATNNIIQSMNSHGIKRYITITGLNVDTPFDHKNDKVKAATEWMYQNYPKTTRNKQDEYEILMNSNLDWTLIRLPLIIPASEHFETEANLRDCLGEKISAADLYQFLVSQLDDTSFIRECPFLYNV from the coding sequence ATGAAAACAAATAAAATTGCTGTTATAGGTGGTACTGGAAAAACCGGTAATTATCTTGTTCGGGAACTTGTGAAAAAAGGATATCCAATGAAGCTGCTGCTTCGAAATCCCCAAAACTTTAACGTAAAAGATCCTCTCATTGAAATTTTAAAGGGAGATGCAAGAGATCCGGAAGCTATAGATACTCTTATTGCAGGTTGCAGTGCAGTGATCAGTAAAATAGGACAGCCTGTAGGTGAAGAACCTATATTTACAGATGCTACCAATAATATTATACAATCTATGAATTCCCATGGAATTAAACGATATATTACCATTACCGGTCTGAATGTAGACACGCCTTTTGATCATAAAAATGATAAGGTAAAAGCTGCAACAGAGTGGATGTATCAGAATTATCCAAAGACAACAAGGAATAAACAAGATGAATACGAAATCCTAATGAACAGCAATCTGGACTGGACATTGATCCGGCTTCCATTGATTATTCCAGCTTCCGAACATTTTGAAACAGAAGCCAATCTAAGAGATTGCCTAGGAGAGAAAATCAGTGCAGCAGATTTATATCAATTTTTGGTTTCCCAGCTTGACGACACATCTTTTATTAGAGAATGTCCGTTTTTGTATAATGTGTAA
- a CDS encoding DUF2490 domain-containing protein, giving the protein MKLFLSLSLVLSMTFLKAQEHVSSFNAVTLTYKFHPKFFLYAEGQLRGNEDYTYPDYYEIKGGVGYNLTKNHKPFVGLGRYVNYKDHSLSREELRVWLQDVIDLKKGIVKFENRFRAEKSWFYEPATDKSSQRMRYRYRLNVSVPLNAKTVKKGTIFANAYDEIFLVSPMKPTFARNRVYGGFGYQIDDYFGILTGYLWQREFEAKGNKNLHFIYLALNINIDGTNHPTKTYDFPGAD; this is encoded by the coding sequence ATGAAACTTTTTTTAAGTCTGAGTTTAGTTTTGAGTATGACCTTTTTAAAAGCACAGGAGCATGTTTCCAGCTTCAATGCAGTGACTCTAACCTATAAGTTTCATCCTAAATTCTTCCTCTATGCGGAAGGTCAGCTCAGAGGAAATGAAGACTATACTTATCCGGATTATTACGAGATCAAAGGGGGAGTAGGATACAACCTGACTAAAAACCATAAACCTTTCGTAGGCCTTGGAAGATATGTGAATTATAAAGATCACAGTCTCAGCAGAGAGGAGTTAAGGGTATGGCTTCAGGACGTGATCGACCTGAAAAAAGGGATCGTCAAGTTTGAAAACCGTTTCCGTGCTGAAAAAAGCTGGTTCTACGAACCGGCTACAGATAAATCTTCCCAAAGAATGCGTTACCGATACCGTTTGAACGTAAGCGTTCCCCTTAATGCAAAAACCGTGAAAAAAGGAACTATTTTCGCCAATGCTTATGACGAGATTTTCCTTGTAAGTCCAATGAAGCCTACTTTTGCTAGGAACAGGGTTTATGGAGGTTTTGGATATCAGATCGATGATTATTTCGGGATTCTGACGGGATATTTATGGCAGCGTGAATTTGAAGCCAAGGGAAATAAAAACCTTCACTTTATTTATCTTGCTTTAAATATCAATATCGACGGTACGAACCATCCTACAAAAACATATGATTTCCCTGGAGCGGATTAA